From the genome of Actinacidiphila yeochonensis CN732, one region includes:
- a CDS encoding IucA/IucC family protein has translation MTTRVDPTRHDSPLGGADTASVPLQRSRPAEPDPLERESPYAVADTAGTEALLRCWVREKSLVRPADGMLRIALPGGGTEVRAAVHHWSPTGHHRFGPPWPVRDPAAQPASGAPGGEQRPLSAVELAALLVRESGADPAEGADLVARVADSVRRTSAFVADRRLRPGGAEPEIPFLDSEQALLLGHPLHPTPKSRDGLADGEAAAFSPELRGSFALHWLAVHRSVLATDSAWTERGRPVPAPDLLAALAGPGLELPPDTAPLPLHPWQAREVRHRPAVQELLAAGLLHDLGPLGAPWHPTSSVRTVYRADTPAMLKLSVALRITNSRRENLRKELLRGTEVHRLLRTGLAAALHAAHPGFDIVRDPAWLGVDGLDGQPLTGLDVALRHNAFGPGVRAHCVAGLTSLRPWPGLPATALRSRLAVVLGQLAERTGRPLSAVAAEWFLRYLDAVVRPVLWLDGEAGVALEAHQQNTLVLLDAEGWPCGGRYRDNQGYYFRESRRAELERRLPGIGAASDTFVADEVADERFAYYLGINNVLGLVGAFGAQNLADEEVLLAAFRRFLAAQDARSSLPGRLLYSTHLRCKANLLTRLHGMDELVGPVDTQSVYTILPNPLAR, from the coding sequence ATGACCACACGCGTGGACCCCACCCGACACGACAGCCCGCTCGGCGGCGCCGACACGGCATCGGTCCCCCTGCAGCGCTCCCGCCCCGCGGAGCCCGACCCCCTGGAGCGCGAGTCCCCCTACGCGGTGGCCGACACCGCCGGGACCGAGGCCCTGCTGCGCTGCTGGGTGCGCGAGAAGAGCCTGGTCCGGCCGGCCGACGGGATGCTGCGGATCGCCCTCCCGGGGGGCGGTACGGAGGTGCGGGCGGCCGTCCACCACTGGTCGCCGACCGGCCACCACCGCTTCGGGCCGCCCTGGCCCGTGCGGGACCCGGCCGCGCAGCCCGCGTCGGGGGCGCCGGGCGGCGAGCAGCGCCCGCTCAGCGCGGTCGAACTCGCCGCGCTGCTGGTCCGCGAGAGCGGCGCCGACCCCGCCGAGGGTGCCGACCTGGTCGCCAGGGTCGCCGACTCGGTCCGCCGTACCAGCGCGTTCGTCGCCGACCGCCGCCTGCGCCCGGGCGGCGCCGAGCCCGAGATCCCCTTCCTCGACTCCGAGCAGGCGCTGCTGCTGGGCCACCCCCTGCACCCGACGCCCAAGAGCCGCGACGGACTCGCTGACGGGGAGGCCGCCGCCTTCTCGCCCGAACTGCGCGGCTCGTTCGCCCTGCACTGGCTGGCCGTGCACCGCTCGGTGCTGGCCACCGACTCGGCCTGGACGGAGCGGGGCCGCCCGGTACCGGCGCCGGACCTGCTGGCCGCCCTGGCCGGGCCGGGGCTGGAGCTGCCGCCGGACACCGCCCCGCTGCCGCTGCACCCCTGGCAGGCCCGGGAGGTGCGCCACCGCCCCGCCGTCCAGGAACTGCTGGCCGCCGGGCTGCTGCACGACCTCGGCCCGCTGGGCGCGCCCTGGCACCCGACGTCCTCGGTGCGCACGGTCTACCGCGCCGACACGCCCGCCATGCTGAAGCTCTCCGTGGCGCTGCGCATCACCAACTCCCGGCGCGAGAACCTCCGCAAGGAGCTGCTGCGGGGCACCGAGGTCCACCGGCTGCTGCGTACCGGGCTCGCCGCCGCCCTGCACGCCGCGCACCCCGGGTTCGACATCGTCCGCGACCCCGCCTGGCTCGGCGTCGACGGCCTGGACGGGCAGCCGCTGACGGGCCTGGACGTGGCCCTGCGGCACAACGCCTTCGGGCCCGGCGTGCGGGCCCACTGCGTGGCTGGACTCACCTCCCTGAGGCCCTGGCCGGGGCTGCCCGCCACCGCCCTGCGCTCCCGGCTGGCCGTCGTCCTGGGACAGCTGGCCGAACGGACCGGACGCCCGTTGTCGGCCGTGGCCGCCGAGTGGTTCCTGCGCTACCTCGACGCGGTGGTCCGCCCGGTGCTGTGGCTGGACGGGGAGGCGGGGGTGGCCCTGGAGGCGCACCAGCAGAACACCCTGGTCCTCCTGGACGCCGAGGGCTGGCCCTGCGGCGGCCGCTACCGGGACAACCAGGGCTACTACTTCCGCGAGTCCCGCCGCGCCGAACTCGAACGGCGGCTGCCCGGCATCGGCGCCGCCAGTGACACCTTCGTCGCCGACGAGGTCGCGGACGAGCGGTTCGCGTACTACCTGGGGATCAACAACGTCCTGGGCCTCGTCGGCGCGTTCGGGGCGCAGAACCTCGCCGACGAGGAGGTCCTGCTGGCCGCGTTCCGGCGGTTCCTCGCCGCCCAGGACGCCCGGAGCAGCCTCCCCGGACGCCTGCTGTACAGCACCCACCTGCGGTGCAAGGCCAACCTGCTGACCCGCCTGCACGGTATGGACGAGCTGGTCGGGCCGGTCGACACCCAGTCCGTCTACACGATCCTGCCCAACCCGCTGGCCCGATGA
- a CDS encoding GNAT family N-acetyltransferase translates to MPGVPGSGPGVLGPRTPGGVLAPGTPAGGTREGGAGSPGGGSGPAAPRSAGRRHPDGLLDRIAGWAAATTPAGSFRLVPAEPVRDLALIAGWMNDPAVAEFWELAGEPRVTEAHLRAQTDGDGRSVPCLGVLDGVPMSYWEIYRADLDPLARYYPARPHDTGVHLLIGRAVDRSRGLGGILLRAVSDLVLRHRPACGRIVAEPDVRNAPSVAAFRTAGFRLSAEVELPGKRAALMVRDRAPRVRP, encoded by the coding sequence CTGCCCGGCGTCCCCGGGAGCGGCCCCGGCGTGCTGGGTCCCCGCACCCCGGGCGGCGTGCTCGCACCCGGCACGCCCGCGGGCGGCACCAGGGAGGGCGGAGCGGGCTCCCCGGGAGGGGGCTCGGGCCCGGCCGCCCCCAGGAGCGCCGGCCGCCGCCACCCCGACGGTCTGCTGGACCGGATCGCGGGCTGGGCGGCCGCCACGACCCCCGCGGGCTCCTTCCGGCTGGTCCCCGCCGAACCCGTCCGCGACCTCGCGCTGATCGCCGGCTGGATGAACGATCCGGCAGTGGCGGAGTTCTGGGAGCTCGCCGGGGAGCCGCGGGTCACCGAGGCGCATCTGCGCGCCCAGACCGACGGCGACGGCCGCAGCGTGCCCTGCCTCGGTGTCCTCGACGGCGTCCCCATGAGCTACTGGGAGATCTACCGCGCCGACCTCGACCCGCTGGCCCGCTACTACCCGGCCCGGCCGCACGACACCGGTGTCCACCTGCTCATCGGCCGGGCCGTCGACCGCTCCCGCGGCCTCGGCGGCATCCTGCTGCGCGCCGTCTCCGACCTGGTGCTCCGGCACCGTCCGGCCTGCGGCCGGATCGTGGCCGAGCCGGACGTGCGCAACGCTCCCTCCGTCGCGGCCTTCCGCACCGCGGGCTTCCGCCTGTCCGCGGAGGTCGAACTCCCCGGCAAGCGGGCCGCCCTGATGGTCCGCGACCGCGCCCCGCGCGTCCGCCCCTGA
- the nrdR gene encoding transcriptional regulator NrdR — protein MHCPFCRHPDSRVVDSRTTDDGASIRRRRQCPDCGRRFTTVETASLMVIKRSGVTEPFSRTKVIAGVRKACQGRPVTEDALAQLGQRVEEAVRATGSAELSTHDVGLAILGPLQELDLVAYLRFASVYRAFDSLEDFELAIRELREQLPPTTPGGLDEDLGVPAPVAVD, from the coding sequence GTGCACTGCCCCTTCTGCCGACACCCCGACAGCCGGGTCGTGGACAGCCGCACCACCGACGACGGGGCGTCCATCCGCCGCCGTCGCCAGTGTCCCGACTGCGGTCGGCGCTTCACCACCGTCGAGACGGCGTCTCTGATGGTGATCAAGCGGAGCGGCGTCACCGAGCCGTTCAGCCGCACCAAGGTGATCGCGGGTGTGCGCAAGGCGTGCCAGGGCCGCCCGGTCACCGAGGACGCGCTCGCCCAGCTCGGGCAGCGCGTCGAGGAGGCCGTCCGGGCGACCGGCAGCGCCGAGCTGTCGACCCACGACGTCGGCCTGGCCATACTCGGCCCGCTCCAGGAGCTCGACCTCGTGGCCTACCTGCGCTTCGCAAGCGTGTACCGGGCCTTCGACTCCCTGGAGGACTTCGAGCTGGCCATCAGGGAGCTGCGCGAGCAGCTCCCACCCACCACCCCGGGCGGGCTGGACGAGGACCTCGGGGTCCCGGCCCCCGTCGCCGTCGACTGA
- the lexA gene encoding transcriptional repressor LexA yields MSTARVDAVGARDPLDVSDEENTPKPARSLPGRPPGIRADSSGLTERQRRVIEVIRDSVQRRGYPPSMREIGQAVGLSSTSSVAHQLMALERKGFLRRDPHRPRAYEVRASDAGHPQPTDTTGKPSASYVPLVGRIAAGGPILAEESVEDVFPLPRQLVGDGELFVLKVVGDSMIEAAICDGDWVTVRRQPVAENGDIVAAMLDGEATVKRFKRDNGHVWLLPHNSSYQPIPGDEATILGKVVAVLRRI; encoded by the coding sequence ATGTCGACCGCCCGCGTCGACGCCGTCGGCGCACGTGATCCGCTGGACGTCTCCGACGAGGAGAACACCCCCAAGCCCGCGCGCTCACTGCCCGGACGCCCCCCGGGAATCCGCGCCGACAGCTCCGGCCTCACCGAGCGGCAGCGCCGCGTCATCGAGGTGATCCGGGATTCCGTCCAGCGCCGTGGATACCCGCCGTCCATGCGGGAGATCGGTCAGGCGGTCGGCCTCTCCAGCACCTCTTCGGTCGCCCACCAGTTGATGGCCCTGGAGCGCAAGGGATTCCTGCGCCGCGACCCGCACCGGCCGCGCGCCTACGAGGTCCGCGCCTCGGACGCCGGCCACCCGCAGCCCACCGACACCACGGGCAAGCCCTCGGCGTCGTACGTCCCGCTCGTGGGGCGGATCGCCGCCGGCGGCCCGATCCTCGCCGAGGAGTCGGTCGAGGACGTCTTCCCGCTGCCGCGTCAGCTCGTCGGTGACGGCGAGCTGTTCGTGCTCAAGGTGGTCGGCGACTCCATGATCGAGGCGGCCATCTGCGACGGGGACTGGGTGACGGTCCGCCGCCAGCCCGTCGCCGAGAACGGCGACATCGTCGCGGCGATGCTCGACGGCGAGGCCACCGTGAAGCGCTTCAAGCGGGACAACGGCCATGTGTGGCTGCTGCCGCACAACTCCTCCTACCAGCCGATCCCCGGTGACGAGGCCACGATCCTCGGCAAGGTCGTGGCGGTCCTGCGCCGGATCTGA
- a CDS encoding ATP-dependent DNA helicase has translation MTATTPPPLPDLLHAAVTAVGGVEREGQLAMAQAVEAAVADGSHLLVQAGTGTGKSLGYLVPALAHGEPVVVATATLALQRQLVERDLPRTVTALRPLLRREPQFAMLKGRSNYLCLHRLHEGVPQDEEEGLFDPFEAAAPSSKLGQDLLRLRDWADETETGDRDGLSPGVSDRAWSQVSVTSRECLGASRCAYGAECFAEAARERAKLADVIVTNHALLAIDAIQGAPVLPSHEVLVVDEAHELVSRVTGVATGELTPFGVNRAVKRAAKLVNEKAADALLTAAEGFERVMELALPGRLEEIPEDLGYVLAALRDASRLVITALGDTRDKSVGDEDAVRKQALASVEHVHEVAERLVQGSEYDVVWCERHDRFGASLRVAPLSVSGLLREKLFAERSVVLTSATLKLGGDFNGVGASLGLAPEGSTAPEGEEELPRWKGVDVGSPFDYPRQGILYVARHLTQPGRDSERRDMLDELAELIEAAGGRTLGLFSSMRGAQAAAEAMRGRLDHPVLLQGEETLGELIRTFAEDARTCLFGTLSLWQGVDVPGPNCQLVVMDRVPFPRPDDPLMSARQKAVEERGGNGFMAVAATHAALLMAQGAGRLVRATGDKGVVAVLDPRLATARYGSFLRASMPDFWYTTDRNQVRRSLAAIDERARQAAADTPSEAPSGAAEE, from the coding sequence ATGACTGCCACCACCCCTCCTCCGCTCCCCGACCTCCTGCACGCCGCCGTCACCGCCGTGGGCGGCGTGGAACGGGAAGGCCAGCTCGCCATGGCGCAGGCCGTAGAGGCCGCCGTCGCCGACGGGTCGCACCTGCTCGTCCAGGCCGGTACCGGCACCGGCAAGTCGCTCGGCTACCTGGTGCCCGCCCTGGCCCACGGCGAGCCCGTGGTCGTCGCGACGGCCACGCTGGCCCTCCAGCGGCAGCTCGTCGAGCGCGACCTGCCGCGCACGGTGACCGCCCTGCGGCCGCTGCTGCGCCGTGAGCCGCAGTTCGCGATGCTCAAGGGCCGCTCCAACTACCTGTGCCTGCACCGGTTGCACGAGGGTGTCCCGCAGGACGAGGAGGAGGGCCTCTTCGACCCCTTCGAGGCGGCCGCGCCCAGCAGCAAGCTCGGGCAGGACCTGCTGCGGCTGCGGGACTGGGCGGACGAGACGGAGACGGGCGACCGCGACGGGCTCAGCCCGGGTGTCTCGGACCGCGCCTGGAGCCAGGTGTCGGTCACCTCCCGGGAGTGCCTGGGCGCCTCCCGCTGCGCCTACGGCGCCGAGTGCTTCGCGGAGGCGGCGCGCGAGCGGGCCAAGCTCGCCGACGTCATCGTCACCAACCACGCGCTGCTCGCGATCGACGCGATCCAGGGCGCCCCCGTGCTGCCGTCCCACGAGGTGCTGGTCGTCGACGAGGCGCACGAACTCGTCTCCAGGGTGACCGGGGTCGCGACCGGCGAGCTGACCCCGTTCGGCGTCAACCGGGCCGTCAAGCGCGCCGCCAAGCTGGTCAACGAGAAGGCGGCGGACGCGCTGCTGACCGCCGCCGAGGGCTTCGAGCGGGTGATGGAACTCGCCCTTCCCGGCCGGCTGGAGGAGATCCCCGAGGATCTGGGGTACGTGCTGGCCGCGCTGCGGGACGCCAGCCGCCTGGTGATCACCGCCCTCGGCGACACCCGCGACAAGTCGGTGGGGGACGAGGACGCGGTGCGCAAGCAGGCCCTGGCCTCCGTCGAGCACGTCCACGAGGTGGCCGAGCGCCTCGTCCAGGGCTCGGAGTACGACGTGGTGTGGTGCGAGCGGCACGACCGGTTCGGCGCCTCGCTGAGGGTCGCCCCGCTGAGCGTGTCGGGGCTGCTGCGGGAGAAGCTCTTCGCCGAGCGGTCCGTGGTGCTCACCTCCGCCACCCTCAAGCTCGGCGGCGACTTCAACGGTGTCGGGGCGTCCCTCGGCCTGGCCCCGGAGGGCAGCACCGCCCCCGAGGGCGAGGAGGAGCTGCCGCGCTGGAAGGGCGTCGACGTGGGGTCGCCCTTCGACTACCCCCGGCAGGGCATCCTGTACGTCGCCCGGCACCTCACCCAGCCGGGGCGGGACTCCGAGCGCCGCGACATGCTGGACGAGCTGGCCGAGCTGATCGAGGCCGCGGGCGGCCGCACGCTGGGCCTGTTCTCCTCCATGCGGGGGGCGCAGGCCGCCGCCGAGGCCATGCGCGGCCGCCTGGACCACCCGGTGCTGCTGCAGGGCGAGGAGACGCTGGGCGAGCTGATCCGGACCTTCGCCGAGGACGCCCGGACCTGCCTGTTCGGCACCCTGTCGCTGTGGCAGGGGGTGGACGTTCCCGGTCCCAACTGCCAGCTGGTGGTGATGGACCGCGTTCCGTTCCCGCGGCCCGACGACCCGCTGATGAGCGCGCGTCAGAAGGCGGTCGAGGAGCGCGGCGGCAACGGGTTCATGGCCGTGGCCGCCACCCACGCCGCGCTGCTGATGGCGCAGGGCGCGGGGCGGCTGGTCCGGGCGACCGGCGACAAGGGCGTGGTGGCGGTGCTGGACCCGCGGCTGGCCACGGCCCGTTACGGCTCGTTCCTGCGGGCCTCGATGCCGGACTTCTGGTACACCACCGACCGCAACCAGGTCCGCAGGTCGCTCGCGGCGATCGACGAACGCGCGCGGCAGGCCGCGGCGGACACGCCGTCGGAGGCCCCGTCCGGCGCCGCGGAGGAGTAG
- a CDS encoding vitamin B12-dependent ribonucleotide reductase has translation MTETTSGPARGSRTKGSKASKGLRIERIHTTPGVHPYDEVAWEHRDVVMTNWRDGSINFEQRGVEFPDFWSVNAVNIVTSKYFRGAVGSPQREKSLKQLIDRVVLTYRKAGQQHGYFASPEDAEVFEHELTYALLHQIFSFNSPVWFNVGTQQPQQVSACFILSVDDSMESILDWYKEEGMIFKGGSGAGLNLSRIRSSKELLSSGGNASGPVSFMRGADASAGTIKSGGATRRAAKMVVLDVDHPDVEAFIATKVTEEAKIRALRDAGFDMDLGGDDITSVQYQNANNSVRVNDEFMRAYEKGDQFGLRSRMTGEVIETTDAKGLFRKLAEAAWACADPGIQYDDTINHWHTSPETGRITASNPCSEYMHLDNSSCNLASLNLLKFLRNDESGVQSFDAERFAKVVELVITAMDISICFADFPTEKIGETTRAFRQLGIGYANLGALLMATGHAYDSDGGRALAGAITSLMTGTSYRRSAELAAAVGPYDGYARNAEAHQRVMRQHSDANAVAPRADDLDTPVWAAATEAWQDVLRLGEKDGFRNAQASVLAPTGTIGLMMDCDTTGVEPDLALVKFKKLVGGGSMQIVNNTVPTALKRLGYQQEQVEAIVAHIAEHGNVVDAPSLKQEHYEVFDCAMGERAISAMGHVRMMAAIQPFLSGAISKTVNLPETATVEEVEEVYYEGWKLGLKALAIYRDNCKVGQPLSAKKKDDAKAETAAEAPAAAVEKVVEYRPVRRRLPKGRPGITTSFTVGGAEGYMTANSYPDDGLGEVFLKMSKQGSTLAGMMDAFSIAVSVGMQYGVPLETYVSKFTNMRFEPAGLTDDPDVRMAQSIVDYIFRRLALDFLPFETRSALGIHSAEERQRHLDTGSYEASDEDMDVEGLAQSAPRQPEAPKPLTVAEPAAAPAPKEAHNSTELLEIQLGLNADAPLCFSCGTKMRRAGSCYLCEGCGSTSGCS, from the coding sequence ATGACAGAGACGACGAGCGGCCCGGCACGCGGTTCTCGCACCAAGGGGTCGAAGGCGAGCAAGGGCCTGCGTATCGAGCGCATCCACACCACCCCGGGCGTGCACCCGTACGACGAAGTTGCCTGGGAGCACCGTGACGTCGTCATGACCAACTGGCGCGACGGCTCGATCAACTTCGAGCAGCGTGGCGTCGAGTTCCCCGACTTCTGGTCGGTGAACGCGGTCAACATCGTGACCAGCAAGTACTTCCGGGGCGCCGTGGGCTCCCCGCAGCGTGAGAAGAGCCTCAAGCAGCTCATCGACCGCGTCGTCCTCACCTACCGCAAGGCCGGCCAGCAGCACGGCTACTTCGCCTCCCCCGAGGACGCCGAGGTCTTCGAGCACGAGCTGACCTACGCGCTGCTGCACCAGATCTTCAGCTTCAACTCCCCGGTGTGGTTCAACGTCGGCACGCAGCAGCCGCAGCAGGTCTCCGCCTGCTTCATCCTCTCGGTCGACGACTCCATGGAGTCGATCCTCGACTGGTACAAGGAAGAGGGGATGATCTTCAAGGGCGGTTCCGGCGCGGGTCTGAACCTCTCCCGCATCCGCTCCTCCAAGGAGCTGCTCTCCTCCGGCGGCAACGCCTCCGGGCCGGTCTCCTTCATGCGCGGCGCCGACGCCTCCGCGGGCACCATCAAGTCGGGCGGCGCCACCCGCCGCGCCGCCAAGATGGTCGTCCTGGACGTCGACCACCCGGACGTCGAGGCGTTCATCGCCACCAAGGTGACCGAGGAGGCGAAGATCCGCGCCCTGCGCGACGCGGGCTTCGACATGGACCTCGGCGGCGACGACATCACCTCCGTCCAGTACCAGAACGCCAACAACTCCGTCCGGGTGAACGACGAGTTCATGAGGGCGTACGAGAAGGGCGACCAGTTCGGGCTGCGGTCCCGGATGACCGGTGAGGTCATCGAGACCACCGACGCCAAGGGGCTCTTCCGCAAGCTGGCCGAGGCCGCCTGGGCCTGTGCCGACCCCGGCATCCAGTACGACGATACGATCAACCACTGGCACACCTCGCCGGAGACCGGCCGGATCACCGCCTCCAACCCGTGCAGCGAGTACATGCACCTGGACAACTCCAGCTGCAACCTGGCCTCGCTGAACCTGCTGAAGTTCCTCCGGAACGACGAGAGCGGCGTCCAGTCCTTCGACGCCGAGCGCTTCGCCAAGGTGGTGGAGCTGGTCATCACCGCGATGGACATCTCCATCTGCTTCGCCGACTTCCCGACCGAGAAGATCGGCGAGACCACCCGCGCCTTCCGGCAGCTGGGCATCGGCTACGCCAACCTGGGCGCCCTGCTCATGGCCACCGGCCACGCCTACGACTCCGACGGCGGCCGCGCCCTGGCCGGTGCCATCACCTCCCTGATGACGGGCACCTCCTACCGCCGGTCCGCCGAGCTCGCCGCCGCGGTGGGCCCGTACGACGGCTACGCCCGCAACGCCGAGGCGCACCAGCGCGTCATGCGTCAGCACTCCGACGCCAACGCCGTCGCCCCGCGGGCGGACGACCTCGACACCCCGGTGTGGGCGGCTGCCACCGAGGCGTGGCAGGACGTCCTGCGGCTGGGCGAGAAGGACGGCTTCCGCAACGCGCAGGCCTCCGTCCTGGCGCCGACCGGCACCATCGGCCTGATGATGGACTGCGACACTACGGGCGTCGAGCCCGACCTCGCCCTGGTCAAGTTCAAGAAGCTGGTCGGCGGCGGCTCCATGCAGATCGTGAACAACACGGTCCCCACGGCGCTCAAGCGGCTCGGCTACCAGCAGGAGCAGGTCGAGGCGATCGTCGCCCACATCGCCGAGCACGGCAACGTGGTCGACGCCCCGAGCCTCAAGCAGGAGCACTACGAGGTCTTCGACTGCGCCATGGGCGAGCGGGCGATCTCCGCGATGGGCCACGTGCGGATGATGGCGGCCATCCAGCCGTTCCTGTCCGGCGCGATCTCCAAGACGGTCAACCTGCCGGAGACGGCCACCGTCGAGGAGGTCGAGGAGGTCTACTACGAGGGCTGGAAGCTCGGCCTGAAGGCGCTGGCGATCTACCGCGACAACTGCAAGGTCGGCCAGCCGCTGTCCGCCAAGAAGAAGGACGACGCGAAGGCCGAGACGGCCGCCGAGGCCCCCGCGGCCGCGGTGGAGAAGGTCGTCGAGTACCGTCCGGTCCGCCGCCGGCTGCCCAAGGGCCGCCCGGGCATCACCACGTCCTTCACCGTCGGCGGTGCCGAGGGCTACATGACGGCCAACTCCTACCCGGACGACGGGCTGGGCGAGGTCTTCCTGAAGATGTCCAAGCAGGGTTCCACCCTCGCGGGCATGATGGACGCCTTCTCCATCGCCGTCTCGGTCGGCATGCAGTACGGCGTGCCGCTGGAGACGTACGTCTCGAAGTTCACCAACATGCGCTTCGAGCCGGCCGGCCTGACGGACGACCCGGACGTGCGGATGGCGCAGTCCATCGTGGACTACATCTTCCGTCGCCTGGCGCTGGACTTCCTGCCCTTCGAGACGCGCTCGGCGCTCGGCATCCACTCCGCCGAGGAGCGCCAGCGCCACCTGGACACCGGGTCCTACGAGGCGTCCGACGAGGACATGGACGTCGAGGGCCTGGCCCAGTCCGCGCCGCGGCAGCCGGAGGCGCCCAAGCCGCTGACGGTGGCCGAGCCGGCCGCCGCCCCGGCGCCGAAGGAGGCCCACAACTCGACGGAGCTGCTGGAGATCCAGCTCGGCCTGAACGCCGACGCCCCGCTGTGCTTCTCCTGCGGCACCAAGATGCGCCGTGCGGGCAGCTGCTACCTCTGCGAGGGCTGCGGCTCGACCAGCGGCTGCAGCTGA
- a CDS encoding IucA/IucC family protein → MLAKMLAEFAYEEVIAPSPDPAAGPDHYRLDLDAATVYRFRARRGAYGSWYVDADSITPTGDPLHFLVHGHHSVLGLGGDTTGHLVRELLATLRADVRLDSTAVPAADLADLDYAELEGHQTGHPWLVANKGRIGFSDTDAAVWAPETRRRHRLPWLAVHRSLAEYRGTGALETPEALYRQELDADVLEGFQQELTTRGRTPGDYLLLPVHPWQWEQVVAPLFAPAVADGSIVLLPADGDLRLPQQSIRTFLNTSDPRRHTVKLPLSVLNTLVWRGLPTDRTLAAPAVTAWVHGIRDHDRFLRDETRVVLLGEVASVAVAHPQFDRLPSAPYQYRELLGCIWREPLGAYLDPGERPRTLAALLHTDPAGRAFTAELVERSGLPPEVWLRHLFTALLPPLLHFLYRYGTVFSPHGENAIVIFDEHDIPVRLAVKDFVDDVNISAHPLPEHRTMPPQVREVLLTEPPEFLTQFIHSGLFVGVFRYLAPLCERHLGVPEGRFWALVREEITHHQKRFPELKDRFALFDLLTPRITRLCLNRNRLHLDGYRDRAVRPHAAVHGTVPNPLHAL, encoded by the coding sequence ATGCTCGCGAAGATGCTCGCCGAGTTCGCGTACGAGGAGGTGATCGCCCCCAGCCCCGACCCGGCCGCCGGCCCGGACCACTACCGCCTCGACCTCGACGCCGCCACCGTCTACCGCTTCCGGGCCCGGCGCGGCGCCTACGGCAGCTGGTACGTCGACGCCGACAGCATCACCCCCACCGGCGATCCCCTGCACTTCCTCGTCCACGGCCACCACAGCGTCCTCGGCCTGGGCGGTGACACCACCGGGCACCTCGTACGCGAACTCCTCGCCACCCTGCGCGCCGACGTCCGCCTCGACAGCACGGCGGTGCCCGCCGCGGACCTCGCGGACCTGGACTACGCCGAGCTCGAAGGGCACCAGACCGGGCACCCGTGGCTGGTCGCCAACAAGGGCCGGATCGGCTTCTCGGACACCGACGCGGCCGTCTGGGCCCCCGAGACGCGGCGCCGCCACCGGCTCCCCTGGCTGGCCGTCCACCGCTCGCTCGCCGAGTACCGCGGCACCGGCGCCCTGGAGACCCCCGAGGCGCTGTACCGCCAGGAGCTCGACGCGGACGTCCTGGAGGGCTTCCAGCAGGAGCTCACCACCAGGGGACGCACCCCCGGCGACTACCTGCTGCTGCCGGTGCACCCCTGGCAGTGGGAGCAGGTCGTGGCCCCGCTCTTCGCGCCCGCCGTCGCCGACGGGTCGATCGTCCTGCTCCCCGCCGACGGTGACCTGCGGCTGCCGCAGCAGTCGATCCGGACCTTCCTGAACACCAGCGACCCGCGCCGGCACACCGTGAAGCTGCCGCTGTCGGTGCTCAACACCCTCGTCTGGCGCGGCCTGCCCACCGACCGCACGCTGGCCGCCCCCGCCGTCACCGCCTGGGTGCACGGCATCCGCGACCACGACCGCTTCCTGCGCGACGAGACCCGGGTGGTGCTGCTGGGCGAGGTGGCGTCGGTGGCCGTCGCCCACCCCCAGTTCGACCGGCTGCCCAGCGCGCCCTACCAGTACCGCGAACTGCTCGGCTGCATCTGGCGGGAGCCCCTCGGCGCCTACCTCGACCCCGGGGAACGGCCCCGCACCCTCGCCGCGCTGCTGCACACCGACCCGGCCGGCCGGGCCTTCACCGCCGAACTCGTCGAGCGCTCCGGCCTGCCCCCCGAGGTGTGGCTGCGCCACCTCTTCACGGCCCTGCTGCCGCCCCTGCTGCACTTCCTCTACCGCTACGGCACCGTCTTCTCCCCGCACGGCGAGAACGCCATCGTGATCTTCGACGAGCACGACATCCCCGTACGGCTGGCGGTCAAGGACTTCGTCGACGACGTCAACATCTCCGCCCACCCGCTCCCCGAGCACCGCACGATGCCCCCGCAGGTGCGCGAGGTCCTGCTCACCGAACCGCCCGAATTCCTCACCCAGTTCATCCACTCGGGCCTTTTCGTCGGTGTCTTCCGCTACCTCGCGCCGCTGTGCGAGCGGCACCTCGGCGTGCCCGAGGGCCGCTTCTGGGCCCTGGTGCGCGAGGAGATCACCCACCACCAAAAACGATTCCCCGAACTCAAGGACCGCTTCGCCCTCTTCGACCTGCTCACCCCGCGCATCACCCGGCTGTGCCTCAACCGCAACCGGCTGCACCTCGACGGCTACCGCGACCGCGCCGTCCGCCCGCACGCCGCCGTCCACGGCACCGTCCCCAACCCGCTGCACGCCCTCTGA